A DNA window from Pirellulales bacterium contains the following coding sequences:
- a CDS encoding AAA family ATPase, translated as MKITDLEIDGFGVWRDLKLSNLSPRVTAFYGANEAGKTTVMQFTRSVLYGVTPARRKKYLPPLEGGNPGGSLGIVDGETRFRATRIADRGDDDLGRVICTTADGATAGDRILREALSDVDEKTYTNVFAVGLSEIQELGTLSGTKAAEWLYRLTSGLDRVCLYDVMVELQGNRQALLAEQGTASKIPALEAERDRLGAEIDRLRERNRGWGALAVKIAELDEKIAAAEREVRQCEHRARTAEIAVSLKPNWRKREQLDLQLSQLAGRIKLPEDAIDRLNELNSQCEKHQRQSDVLQGQRQQLKDESERLGINELLVKASCRIDALGEQRDWLQSLERQREDLEREARQFENRVASEQKRLAEVLGLSNSQHLREISEADLEGLQPQIDALRAAQRRLEAAQRTVDSLTENERSLKTQIDTAILGGEQHGLPMDLQAASDLVAGLRKRMQVEQRLEQARQHELELEQQSHELLDDQVIPLWLFGWMFAAIVLGGLMIGVWLLVPDSPFGKYGPLVALVGLGSGAFAWLFKYFAEDAAAEKLDACQRQMETIARQIADTQREKEALDVELPLTDGSVLLRLQAAERHLAELENVLPVEAQRKQAGSAVADAEARVRQAQRELEQETKTWRAKVAALGLPENLDALKLASVAERFATLGELEARGKHRREDAAARQREYETLLRRVHDLAQETDCLCELDGKEAETDALAQLDHLVAERRKQQTALQRREEIKEKARGLKVEEGKHRESIAGLKRRRTALFTGAGCTDEQEFRMLAADQHQARLLANQRDAVAREILAAIGKHEPEETFAELLAPEAVGILEKSWEAAAAQLEAAQTRLKEFAEQRGVLGRERRAIEEDRSLAERQLELGLVENQLAAARRSWREHAVVCRMLERIRSEYETHRQPETLAEASKYMAELTGGKYRRVWTPLANDILLVENAEGESLPVDVLSRGTREQLFLSVRLALVATFGRRGVNLPMVLDDVLVNCDAGRARRAAEVLARFAAGGRQVLIFTCHEHIWEMFKAVDADCRRLPLRRGNVEIATPGPQPAPVPVPVDLSEPVAPPRRRIKKRKPAAVPEVAEPEVFEAIVPVEAPPAFYDYPFEEQLVEETVTVPAAAVVAAPTELPSYEYSFDVAELDESPRPGALAYVVADDRVPARREYEHALLDWDREASAPDDLPSPAYELPQPLRTRRA; from the coding sequence ATGAAAATCACCGATCTGGAAATCGACGGCTTCGGCGTCTGGCGCGATCTGAAGCTCTCGAACCTTTCGCCCCGGGTGACCGCCTTCTACGGCGCGAACGAGGCCGGCAAGACGACGGTGATGCAGTTCACGCGCAGCGTGCTGTACGGCGTGACCCCGGCGCGGCGGAAGAAGTATCTGCCGCCGCTCGAGGGGGGCAATCCGGGAGGATCGCTGGGAATCGTCGATGGCGAGACCCGATTCCGCGCCACGCGGATCGCCGACCGCGGCGACGACGACCTGGGGCGCGTCATCTGCACGACCGCCGACGGAGCGACCGCCGGCGATCGCATCCTCCGCGAGGCGCTGAGCGACGTCGACGAGAAAACCTACACCAACGTCTTTGCGGTGGGGCTGAGCGAGATTCAGGAACTCGGCACGTTGTCGGGCACCAAAGCGGCCGAGTGGCTGTACCGGCTTACCTCGGGGCTCGATCGAGTCTGTCTGTACGACGTCATGGTCGAACTGCAGGGCAACCGCCAGGCCCTGCTGGCCGAGCAAGGAACCGCCTCGAAGATCCCGGCCCTTGAGGCGGAACGCGACCGGCTGGGCGCCGAAATCGATCGCCTCCGCGAGCGCAACCGCGGCTGGGGTGCGCTGGCGGTCAAGATCGCCGAGCTCGACGAAAAAATCGCCGCGGCCGAGCGCGAGGTCCGGCAGTGCGAGCATCGAGCCCGCACCGCCGAAATTGCCGTCTCGCTGAAGCCCAACTGGCGCAAGCGCGAACAACTCGACCTGCAGTTGTCGCAGCTCGCGGGGCGCATCAAGCTGCCGGAAGACGCGATCGATCGGCTCAACGAGCTCAACTCGCAATGCGAAAAGCACCAGCGGCAATCCGACGTCCTGCAGGGCCAGCGGCAGCAACTCAAGGACGAGTCGGAGCGACTGGGGATTAACGAACTGCTGGTCAAGGCCTCGTGTCGGATCGACGCGCTCGGCGAACAGCGCGACTGGCTGCAATCGCTCGAGCGGCAGCGCGAGGACCTGGAGCGCGAGGCTCGGCAGTTCGAGAACCGCGTCGCCAGCGAACAAAAGCGACTGGCCGAAGTGCTGGGACTGTCGAACTCGCAACATTTGCGCGAGATCAGCGAGGCCGACCTCGAAGGGCTGCAGCCGCAGATCGACGCCTTGCGTGCCGCGCAACGGCGGCTGGAAGCGGCGCAGCGAACCGTCGACTCGCTCACCGAGAACGAACGTTCGCTCAAGACGCAGATCGACACGGCGATCCTCGGCGGGGAGCAGCACGGTCTGCCGATGGACTTGCAGGCGGCCAGCGACCTTGTCGCCGGGCTGCGCAAACGGATGCAGGTTGAACAGCGGCTCGAGCAAGCCCGCCAGCATGAGCTTGAATTGGAGCAGCAGAGCCACGAGCTGCTCGACGACCAAGTGATCCCGCTGTGGCTGTTCGGCTGGATGTTCGCGGCGATCGTGCTGGGCGGGCTGATGATCGGCGTCTGGCTGCTTGTGCCCGATTCGCCGTTCGGCAAGTACGGCCCGCTGGTGGCCCTCGTCGGCTTAGGTTCGGGGGCCTTTGCGTGGCTCTTCAAATACTTCGCCGAGGACGCCGCGGCCGAGAAGCTCGACGCTTGCCAACGGCAGATGGAGACGATCGCTCGGCAGATCGCCGACACCCAGCGCGAAAAGGAAGCCCTCGACGTCGAGCTGCCGCTGACCGATGGTTCGGTCCTGTTGCGGTTGCAAGCGGCCGAGCGGCACCTTGCCGAGTTGGAAAACGTGCTGCCGGTCGAGGCCCAACGCAAACAAGCCGGCAGCGCCGTCGCCGACGCCGAGGCGCGCGTGCGTCAAGCCCAGCGCGAACTGGAGCAAGAGACCAAGACCTGGCGGGCCAAGGTCGCCGCGCTGGGGCTGCCGGAGAATCTCGACGCCCTGAAACTGGCAAGCGTCGCCGAGCGATTCGCGACCCTCGGCGAGTTGGAGGCCCGCGGCAAGCATCGCCGCGAGGACGCCGCGGCTCGCCAGCGCGAGTACGAAACGCTGCTCCGCCGCGTGCACGATCTGGCGCAGGAGACCGACTGCTTGTGCGAGCTCGACGGCAAGGAAGCCGAGACCGACGCGCTTGCTCAGCTCGATCACCTTGTCGCTGAACGCCGCAAGCAGCAGACCGCCCTGCAGCGTCGCGAAGAGATCAAAGAGAAGGCTCGGGGCTTGAAGGTCGAGGAAGGCAAGCATCGCGAATCGATCGCGGGACTCAAGCGGCGCCGGACGGCGCTGTTCACCGGCGCCGGCTGCACCGACGAGCAGGAGTTCCGCATGCTGGCGGCCGATCAGCATCAAGCCCGACTGCTGGCCAACCAGCGCGACGCGGTCGCCCGGGAGATCCTTGCCGCGATCGGCAAGCACGAGCCTGAGGAGACGTTCGCCGAGTTGCTCGCCCCCGAAGCGGTCGGCATCCTCGAGAAATCATGGGAAGCGGCCGCCGCGCAGCTCGAAGCGGCCCAGACGCGGCTTAAGGAGTTTGCCGAGCAGCGGGGCGTGTTGGGGCGTGAACGACGGGCGATCGAGGAAGACCGCTCGCTTGCCGAACGGCAACTGGAGTTGGGACTCGTCGAAAACCAACTCGCCGCAGCCCGCCGCAGTTGGCGCGAACATGCGGTCGTCTGCCGAATGCTGGAACGAATCCGCAGCGAGTACGAGACCCATCGCCAGCCCGAGACGCTCGCCGAGGCCTCGAAGTACATGGCCGAACTCACCGGCGGCAAGTACCGCCGCGTGTGGACTCCGCTGGCCAACGACATTCTGCTGGTGGAGAACGCCGAGGGCGAGTCGCTGCCGGTCGACGTGCTGAGCCGCGGCACCCGCGAACAGTTGTTCCTCAGCGTGCGGCTGGCGCTGGTGGCCACGTTCGGTCGGCGGGGCGTGAACCTGCCGATGGTGCTGGACGACGTGTTGGTGAACTGCGACGCCGGTCGCGCTCGCCGCGCGGCCGAGGTGCTGGCCCGCTTCGCCGCGGGAGGCCGGCAGGTGCTGATCTTCACGTGCCATGAGCACATTTGGGAGATGTTCAAGGCGGTCGACGCCGACTGCCGGCGCCTGCCGCTGCGGCGCGGGAACGTGGAGATCGCGACGCCTGGACCACAGCCCGCGCCCGTTCCCGTGCCGGTCGACTTGTCCGAACCGGTCGCACCGCCGCGGCGGCGAATCAAGAAGCGCAAGCCCGCCGCCGTGCCCGAGGTCGCCGAACCCGAAGTCTTCGAAGCGATCGTCCCGGTCGAGGCGCCCCCCGCGTTCTACGACTACCCGTTCGAGGAGCAACTGGTCGAGGAGACCGTGACCGTCCCGGCCGCAGCCGTCGTCGCGGCGCCGACCGAGCTGCCGAGCTACGAGTATTCGTTCGACGTCGCGGAATTGGACGAGTCGCCGCGTCCTGGCGCCCTGGCCTACGTCGTCGCCGACGACCGGGTCCCCGCGCGGCGGGAGTACGAGCACGCCTTGCTCGATTGGGACCGCGAAGCGTCGGCGCCCGACGACCTGCCATCGCCGGCGTACGAGCTCCCGCAGCCGCTCCGAACGCGCCGGGCTTAA
- the hydA gene encoding dihydropyrimidinase: MALLIQGGRIVTAEADFVGDVLVEGETIAAVGPKLAAPAGAELIDAAGKLVFPGFIDPHVHIYLPFMGTYAKDDYASASRAALVGGTTTLIEMCCPARGDDPLAAFELWLGKGEPSACDYTFHMGVSRFDGETAAAIREIANRGIASLKVFLAYKGAFGVDDGELFATLSLAKELGLIVTAHCENETLVSELQKRLLAEGKTGPEWHEPSRPPRVEAEGVHHLMTFAELTGAHVYCVHTSCGEALAAVQAAHLRGVNAWVETVIPYLVVDKSYAELPDFEGAKYVMSPPLRDVRQQPVLWNALRSRLISTVATDHAPFDFAGQKEMGRGDFTKIPNGIPSVEHRVTLLYTHGVATGRIDLATFVDAASTQAAKLFGLYPRKGTIQPGSDADLVVWDPAYRGRIAQTEQEMAVDYSAFEGWQIEGRPETVAVRGKVQVRDGKFVGEMGHGEFLRREPTHF; this comes from the coding sequence ATGGCGCTGTTGATCCAAGGGGGCCGCATCGTTACGGCCGAGGCCGATTTCGTCGGCGACGTGCTTGTCGAGGGGGAGACGATCGCCGCGGTCGGGCCCAAGCTGGCGGCGCCGGCGGGGGCCGAGTTGATCGACGCCGCGGGCAAGCTGGTCTTTCCCGGGTTCATCGACCCGCACGTCCACATCTATCTCCCCTTCATGGGGACGTACGCCAAGGACGACTACGCTTCGGCCAGTCGGGCGGCGCTGGTCGGCGGGACGACCACGCTGATCGAGATGTGCTGCCCGGCCCGCGGGGACGATCCGCTGGCGGCGTTCGAGCTATGGCTCGGCAAGGGAGAACCCTCGGCCTGCGACTACACGTTTCACATGGGGGTGTCGCGGTTCGACGGAGAGACGGCCGCGGCGATCCGCGAGATCGCCAACCGCGGAATCGCGTCGCTGAAGGTGTTTCTGGCCTACAAGGGGGCGTTCGGCGTCGACGACGGCGAGCTGTTCGCCACGCTGTCGCTGGCCAAGGAGTTGGGGCTGATCGTCACCGCCCACTGCGAGAACGAGACGCTGGTGTCCGAGTTGCAGAAGCGGCTGCTGGCCGAGGGCAAGACGGGTCCTGAGTGGCATGAGCCGTCGCGTCCCCCGCGAGTCGAGGCCGAAGGTGTGCACCACCTGATGACGTTCGCCGAACTGACCGGCGCCCACGTCTACTGCGTTCACACCTCGTGCGGCGAGGCGCTCGCGGCGGTGCAGGCGGCCCACCTGCGCGGGGTGAACGCCTGGGTCGAGACGGTGATTCCCTACCTCGTGGTCGACAAGTCGTACGCCGAGTTGCCCGACTTCGAGGGCGCCAAGTACGTCATGTCTCCCCCGCTGCGCGACGTGCGACAGCAGCCGGTGTTGTGGAACGCGCTGCGGTCGCGACTGATCAGCACCGTGGCGACCGACCACGCTCCGTTCGACTTCGCCGGGCAGAAGGAGATGGGCCGCGGCGACTTCACGAAGATTCCCAACGGCATCCCCTCGGTCGAGCACCGCGTGACCCTGCTCTACACGCACGGGGTGGCGACGGGGCGAATCGATCTGGCCACGTTCGTCGACGCGGCCAGCACGCAGGCCGCGAAACTGTTCGGCCTTTACCCCCGCAAGGGGACGATCCAGCCGGGCAGCGACGCCGACCTCGTCGTCTGGGACCCGGCCTACCGCGGCCGAATCGCCCAGACTGAGCAGGAAATGGCGGTCGATTACAGTGCGTTCGAGGGGTGGCAGATCGAAGGCCGTCCCGAGACGGTCGCGGTTCGCGGCAAGGTGCAGGTCCGCGACGGCAAGTTCGTCGGCGAGATGGGCCACGGCGAGTTCCTGCGCCGCGAGCCGACGCACTTTTGA
- a CDS encoding S8 family serine peptidase, whose protein sequence is MTANLASQTPYQITLVPVADPLAAEIDSSWARAANLEQYTSEQLAATTSWVVMTMPGVSAAQLAASTGLAVAGATGIVSDTYVVDVGDFSLGTVVDSLSSSLDVNFFYPLVSTGTVRRSVPNDPLFPDQWHLFNYGQIVGSPDFQFIRGVPGIDANVLDAWAAGYTGKGVVIGIVDDGLQMNHPDLAGNIRADLSYDYVGNDNNPTPAAGSNDNHGTAVAGLAAAVGNNNLGVAGVAYEASIAGIRLLGVNQSDLTEAQALFHRPQDIAIYNNSWGPVDGPGQVGYTGPLVETALRNSVYFGRGGLGTIHMWAAGNGSSSGDSANYDAYVTSRYTIGVGGVDHDGRPANVDGTRTTYPELASSVLVVAPTGSTPLAINRDGTVSISSLGSGLTTTDRTGNLGYNTSTEPPTTLLGFDGDYLADLDYTSRFNGTSGSTPIAAGVVALMLQANPNLTYRDVQSILVRSSTNIEADDPSWITNQFEVWRDPLEGDDFPLSVQSTEKPLPLFSNGAGYTVSAARAGVTEYGYAHGLVNASLAVELAKNWKSIGGQQSEVTYRAASTGFIAVQNGITLSGDGVPPIFIPGGFGGANQNIENDYYTGTFQLGNSPPEDFPAFSNRGSSVLALTVPEINTMAVEWVEIEVSTTGGLTGNTMRLTLISPDGTHSELNHWYLPATNRIYLADLPGMNTIATLSPGNFDSWTFSTNRHWGERSNGTWQLVVENYGDADGSISVEVSFHGQSIRNTGRIIGAVGIDENRDGTFDNFDRFIEDIDANGDTIRFANPTQEKFAPGIILYAERVGQAGDNGVRDSFEPYFQTGFDGNYYFDLAPGEWNIRVDPASLKDGMTITAGTPMSFNVTIADVNEVVTGNNFTIDPGVDPASPGFQLSGTIYVDINSSATFDSGDSVLGDMVVYFDVNQNQVFDAGIDPIAISDPTTGGYSFDLSDIAPGIIADAFFELLQTGGFFQVGVLNTTALAPSTPATGTQFVFLQQGDNKSGVNFGFAAPTNGGGGGGGGGGGGGGGGGGGGGGGATTASLFGTVFGDVNNNAAFDGTESGVSGIRVYIDANGNNSYDVGETFTTTGSSGAYLFATLTPGTHVIRIETPAGYAITTPASSSYVQTVVAGQIVTNRNFGVRNLADRDWGDLPSNLYPTLASQNGPSHLIGSLYYLGTRIDGELDGQPNATATGDDLVGLNDDDGVVFASLQRGMNNLVTVTASYSGGFLQGWMDFNGDGDFNDPGERVFLNQLLVQGDNVFSVFFPADATSIVYARFRYGVKNLGLTGFATVGEVEDYAYNLGPAPAPLFVAAPSDFNNDGAVNGSDFLTWQRNAGRTSGATHSQGDATGDGAVNSADLLDWKLRYGSTEAAVLAASVPSADVNFSGIVDGGDFLAIQRGEGGSSITNWNAEFGQAATLGVAISASVAAAPVSEAALVVDPADPQLVGAAQFAVGSQVRTTDAPMLLRSHRFGAKAHESVRQQEASRRDDAFGEFAASRRGIRRERDQDFKTDEVGDDAFAAALAGEEYWLF, encoded by the coding sequence ATGACGGCGAATCTGGCCTCGCAAACTCCGTACCAGATCACTTTGGTCCCGGTCGCCGATCCGCTGGCGGCGGAGATCGACTCGTCCTGGGCCCGCGCAGCCAATTTGGAACAATACACGTCCGAGCAACTCGCCGCGACGACCAGTTGGGTCGTGATGACGATGCCGGGCGTCTCCGCTGCGCAATTGGCCGCTTCCACGGGGTTAGCCGTGGCCGGCGCGACGGGGATCGTCTCGGACACTTATGTCGTCGACGTCGGCGACTTTTCGCTGGGCACCGTGGTCGACTCGCTGTCCAGTTCGCTCGACGTGAACTTCTTCTATCCGCTGGTCTCGACAGGGACCGTGCGCCGCTCGGTGCCGAACGATCCGCTGTTTCCTGACCAGTGGCATTTGTTCAACTACGGCCAGATCGTCGGCAGCCCGGACTTTCAGTTCATTCGCGGCGTACCCGGGATTGATGCGAACGTTCTGGACGCCTGGGCCGCCGGCTACACCGGCAAGGGCGTCGTCATCGGCATCGTTGACGACGGGCTGCAGATGAATCACCCCGACTTGGCCGGCAACATCCGCGCCGATTTGAGCTACGACTACGTCGGCAACGACAACAACCCGACGCCAGCGGCAGGGAGCAACGACAATCACGGCACGGCCGTCGCAGGCTTGGCCGCCGCGGTGGGCAACAACAATCTGGGTGTCGCCGGCGTAGCCTACGAGGCAAGCATCGCCGGCATTCGCTTGTTGGGGGTCAACCAAAGCGACCTCACTGAGGCGCAAGCCCTGTTTCATCGCCCCCAGGACATCGCGATCTATAACAACAGCTGGGGACCGGTCGACGGTCCCGGTCAGGTCGGCTATACCGGCCCGCTGGTCGAGACGGCGCTCCGCAATTCGGTGTACTTCGGTCGCGGCGGACTTGGCACAATCCACATGTGGGCCGCCGGCAACGGCAGCAGTTCGGGCGACTCGGCCAACTACGACGCCTACGTGACCTCGCGATACACGATCGGCGTCGGCGGCGTCGACCATGACGGACGCCCAGCCAACGTCGACGGCACCAGGACGACCTATCCTGAGCTGGCATCAAGCGTGTTGGTCGTGGCTCCGACTGGCTCCACCCCGTTGGCGATCAACCGCGACGGCACGGTCAGCATCAGTTCACTGGGAAGCGGTCTGACGACGACTGACCGCACAGGAAACCTCGGCTACAACACGTCGACCGAGCCCCCGACGACTCTGCTCGGGTTTGACGGCGACTACCTCGCGGACCTGGATTATACGTCGCGGTTCAACGGCACTTCGGGCTCGACCCCGATCGCCGCCGGCGTCGTGGCCTTGATGCTGCAGGCCAATCCGAACCTGACTTATCGCGACGTGCAGTCGATTTTGGTGCGCTCGTCGACAAACATCGAAGCCGACGATCCAAGTTGGATCACGAATCAGTTCGAGGTTTGGCGCGACCCGCTGGAAGGGGACGACTTCCCGTTGTCCGTCCAGTCGACCGAGAAGCCATTGCCGCTGTTCTCCAACGGCGCCGGCTACACCGTCAGCGCGGCGCGGGCCGGGGTGACGGAATACGGCTACGCTCATGGCCTCGTGAACGCCTCGCTGGCGGTCGAGCTCGCGAAAAACTGGAAATCGATCGGCGGTCAGCAGAGCGAAGTGACGTACCGCGCCGCCAGCACGGGATTCATCGCAGTGCAGAACGGCATCACACTTTCAGGCGACGGCGTTCCGCCCATCTTCATCCCCGGGGGCTTTGGCGGCGCCAACCAAAACATTGAGAACGACTACTACACTGGCACGTTTCAATTGGGGAATAGTCCGCCGGAAGACTTCCCGGCGTTCTCGAATCGCGGCTCTTCGGTACTCGCGCTGACGGTCCCGGAAATCAACACGATGGCCGTCGAATGGGTCGAAATTGAAGTTTCGACCACCGGCGGGCTGACTGGCAATACGATGCGGTTGACGTTGATCTCCCCGGACGGCACGCATTCCGAGCTCAACCACTGGTATCTGCCGGCGACGAATCGCATTTATCTGGCCGATCTGCCGGGCATGAACACGATCGCCACGCTAAGCCCGGGCAACTTCGACTCGTGGACTTTCAGCACCAACCGCCATTGGGGCGAACGCTCCAATGGAACTTGGCAATTGGTCGTCGAGAACTACGGCGACGCCGACGGCAGCATTAGCGTCGAGGTGTCGTTTCACGGCCAGTCGATCCGCAACACTGGGCGGATCATCGGCGCGGTGGGTATTGACGAAAACCGCGACGGGACGTTCGACAACTTCGATCGCTTCATCGAGGACATCGACGCCAACGGCGACACGATCCGATTTGCCAATCCGACCCAGGAGAAGTTCGCCCCCGGGATCATCCTTTACGCCGAGCGCGTCGGTCAGGCGGGCGACAACGGCGTTCGCGATTCGTTTGAACCCTATTTCCAGACAGGCTTCGACGGGAATTACTACTTCGACCTCGCCCCGGGCGAATGGAACATCCGCGTCGATCCCGCCTCGCTCAAGGACGGGATGACGATCACGGCCGGGACGCCGATGTCCTTCAACGTGACGATTGCCGATGTCAACGAGGTCGTGACCGGCAACAACTTCACGATCGACCCGGGCGTCGATCCGGCGTCGCCCGGTTTTCAGCTTTCGGGAACAATCTACGTCGACATCAACAGCAGCGCCACGTTCGACTCCGGCGATTCGGTGCTGGGCGACATGGTCGTTTACTTCGACGTCAACCAGAATCAGGTCTTCGACGCGGGGATCGACCCGATCGCGATTTCCGACCCCACCACGGGTGGTTACTCGTTCGATTTGAGCGACATCGCTCCGGGGATCATCGCCGACGCCTTCTTCGAGTTGCTGCAGACCGGCGGGTTCTTTCAAGTCGGCGTGCTGAACACGACCGCGCTCGCTCCCAGCACCCCGGCCACTGGAACACAGTTCGTGTTCCTCCAGCAGGGCGATAATAAGTCCGGCGTCAACTTCGGCTTCGCTGCCCCGACGAACGGTGGCGGCGGCGGCGGCGGTGGCGGTGGCGGCGGTGGTGGCGGTGGTGGCGGCGGCGGCGGCGGCGGTGCAACGACCGCGTCGCTGTTCGGAACTGTGTTCGGCGACGTGAACAACAACGCCGCCTTTGACGGCACAGAGTCGGGGGTCTCCGGGATTCGGGTCTACATCGACGCCAACGGCAACAACTCCTACGACGTCGGCGAGACGTTCACGACCACCGGCAGCTCTGGGGCGTACCTGTTCGCCACTCTGACTCCAGGAACGCACGTCATACGGATTGAAACCCCGGCCGGCTACGCCATTACGACCCCGGCAAGCTCCAGCTACGTGCAAACGGTCGTGGCGGGTCAAATCGTTACGAACCGCAACTTCGGCGTCCGCAATCTGGCCGATCGCGATTGGGGCGATTTGCCCAGCAATCTCTACCCGACGCTGGCTAGTCAGAACGGCCCGAGTCATCTGATCGGCTCGCTGTATTACCTGGGAACCCGCATCGACGGCGAACTCGACGGCCAGCCAAACGCCACCGCCACTGGCGACGATCTCGTCGGCCTGAACGACGACGATGGCGTCGTGTTCGCGTCGCTGCAGCGGGGGATGAACAATCTGGTGACGGTCACCGCCTCGTATTCGGGCGGTTTCTTGCAGGGCTGGATGGACTTCAACGGCGACGGCGACTTCAACGACCCGGGCGAGCGAGTCTTTCTCAACCAGCTGCTCGTCCAGGGCGACAACGTCTTCTCCGTGTTCTTCCCGGCAGATGCGACGAGTATCGTGTATGCCCGGTTCCGTTACGGCGTAAAAAATCTGGGGCTTACCGGCTTTGCGACTGTCGGCGAGGTCGAGGACTATGCCTACAACCTCGGTCCGGCGCCGGCCCCGTTGTTCGTCGCTGCGCCCAGCGATTTTAACAATGACGGCGCCGTCAACGGCAGCGACTTCCTCACTTGGCAGCGCAACGCCGGACGGACGTCCGGGGCCACGCACAGCCAAGGCGACGCCACCGGCGACGGCGCGGTGAACTCGGCCGATCTCCTGGATTGGAAGCTCCGTTACGGTTCGACCGAGGCGGCAGTCCTGGCGGCGAGCGTCCCGAGCGCCGACGTGAATTTCAGCGGCATCGTCGACGGAGGCGACTTCCTGGCCATCCAACGCGGCGAAGGAGGCTCGTCGATTACAAACTGGAACGCGGAGTTCGGCCAAGCAGCCACGCTCGGCGTCGCAATCTCCGCCAGCGTCGCCGCGGCGCCGGTCTCCGAGGCCGCGCTTGTCGTCGACCCGGCCGATCCGCAACTCGTCGGAGCGGCCCAGTTCGCCGTCGGCTCGCAGGTCCGGACGACAGACGCGCCCATGCTGCTTCGCTCGCATCGCTTCGGCGCCAAGGCGCACGAGTCCGTGCGTCAGCAGGAAGCCAGCCGTCGCGACGACGCCTTCGGCGAGTTCGCCGCCAGCCGGCGCGGGATTCGTCGCGAGCGAGATCAGGATTTCAAGACCGACGAGGTCGGCGACGACGCGTTCGCCGCGGCCCTGGCGGGCGAGGAGTATTGGCTGTTCTAG